In a single window of the Scophthalmus maximus strain ysfricsl-2021 chromosome 18, ASM2237912v1, whole genome shotgun sequence genome:
- the rps12 gene encoding 40S ribosomal protein S12, with the protein MTSSLPAAREEERNFKSPIHQKSTMAEEGIAAGGVMDVNTALPEVLKTALIHDGLARGIREAAKALDKRQAHLCVLAANCDEPMYVKLVEALCAEHQINLIKVDDNKKLGEWVGLCKIDREGKPRKVVGCSCVVVKDYGKESQAKDVIEEYFKSKK; encoded by the exons ATGACGTCCTCTTTACCCGCTGCCcgagaggaggaaagg AACTTTAAGTCCCCCATCCATCAGAAATCTACAATGGCCGAGGAAGG CATCGCTGCTGGAGGTGTGATGGATGTCAACACCGCTCTCCCTGAAGTGCTCAAGACCGCACTCATCCACGATGGCCTCGCTCGTGGTATCCGCGAGGCTGCCAAGGCTTTGGACAA GCGTCAGGCCCATCTCTGCGTCCTTGCAGCCAACTGCGACGAGCCCATGTACGTCAAGCTGGTGGAGGCCCTCTGCGCCGAGCATCAGATCAACCTGATCAAG GTTGACGACAACAAGAAGCTCGGGGAATGGGTTGGTCTGTGCAAGATCGACCGTGAGGGCAAACCCCGCAAGGTGGTGGGCTGCAGCTGCGTCGTGGTCAAG GACTATGGCAAGGAGTCTCAAGCCAAGGATGTGATCGAGGAATACTTCAAATCCAAGAAATGA
- the zgc:153284 gene encoding SH3 domain-binding glutamic acid-rich-like protein 3: MPVKVFYSSASGSMETKKRQERLFSVLTSKNIPFEPVDICQNLEERDLMREKAGNSAALAPQICNGDVYCGDFVAFEEAIEMGQLEKFLRI; this comes from the exons ATGCCAGTTAAAGTGTTTTATTCCAGTGCGAGCGGTTCTATGGAG ACAAAGAAAAGGCAGGAAAGACTCTTCTCTGTCCTGACCTCCAAGAATATCCCTTTTGAACCTGTGGACATTTGTCAGAATTTGGAAGAAAGAGACTTAATGAGAGAAAAGGCAGGGAACTCGGCTGCACTGGCACCTCAAATATGCAACGGGGATGTCTACTGTGGA GACTTCGTTGCATTTGAGGAAGCAATCGAGATGGGACAATTGGAGAAGTTCCTAAGAATTTAA